A part of Capsicum annuum cultivar UCD-10X-F1 chromosome 6, UCD10Xv1.1, whole genome shotgun sequence genomic DNA contains:
- the LOC107874954 gene encoding uncharacterized protein LOC107874954 — MEIELARCDCCGLKEECTIDYISEVKGNFEGKWLCGLCSEAVRDEFNRGKKKQYFVEMDEAVKAHMSFCRKYKCNNPAILVADGMRQMLRRRSGDLSTNSSPKKYTRSISTSQVGAESSLISYY, encoded by the coding sequence ATGGAAATAGAATTGGCAAGGTGCGATTGTTGCGGGTTGAAAGAAGAGTGCACAATAGACTACATAAGTGAAGTGAAGGGAAATTTTGAAGGCAAATGGCTATGTGGATTATGCTCGGAAGCTGTTAGAGATGAATTTAATAGAGGAAAAAAGAAGCAATATTTTGTTGAGATGGACGAAGCTGTTAAAGCTCATATGTCATTTTGTCGAAAATATAAGTGTAATAATCCTGCAATTCTTGTAGCTGATGGTATGAGGCAGATGCTAAGGAGAAGATCCGGTGATTTATCAACAAATTCTTCTCCTAAGAAGTATACAAGATCAATAAGCACATCACAAGTAGGAGCTGAATCTTCTTTGATCTCCTATTACTAG